Proteins encoded within one genomic window of Glycine soja cultivar W05 chromosome 1, ASM419377v2, whole genome shotgun sequence:
- the LOC114409719 gene encoding protein trichome birefringence-like 2, whose translation MDSSKRLTFSEPFMSQGRKVISGFSLGVGVSLLFLTLILLNSTSLSVPKVQVFLQGSDSNSTSSFSWRFPFTTALSSNGSVSSLHRVDVRVSSSEGSEKTLLGNLTGDQKNASLYDGHEEDEHCCSLKNVTLAGKENAHVGNSSCNGDGVGKCEDGLLFKESNNDSVSVGGLLGECDIFDGKWVRDEFKPYYPLGSCPNVDRDFDCHLNGRPDSDYVKWKWQPNGCDIPSLNATDFLEKLRGQKLVFVGDSLNRNMWESMVCILRQSVKDKKRVFEISGKTEFKKKGVYAFRFEDYNCSVDFVSSPFIVQESTFKGINGSFETLRLDLMDQTSTTYHDADIIVFNTGHWWTHEKTSRGEDYYQVGNHVYPRLKVLDAYTRALTTWARWVDKNIDANRTQVFFRGYSVTHFRGGQWNSGGKCHKETEPISNGKHLRKYPSKMRAFEHVVIPKMKTPVIYMNISRLTDYRKDGHPSIYRMEYKTAEERTAAEQHQDCSHWCLPGVPDTWNELLYVSLLKYGKGHWKS comes from the exons ATGGACTCTTCTAAGAGACTTACATTTTCGGAACCCTTTATGTCACAGGGGAGAAAGGTGATTTCTGGGTTCAGTTTGGGCGTTGGAGTTTCTCTCCTTTTCCTCACTCTTATCTTGCTCAACAGCACTTCCCTCTCCGTTCCCAAGGTTCAAGTGTTTCTCCAAGGATCCGATTCCAATTCCACTTCTTCGTTCTCGTGGCGTTTTCCCTTCACAACCGCTCTTTCTTCCAACGGTTCCGTGAGTTCTCTGCATAGGGTTGACGTGAGGGTGTCGTCAAGTGAGGGTTCGGAGAAAACCCTTTTGGGAAATCTCACTGGGGATCAGAAAAACGCAAGCTTGTATGATGGGCATGAGGAAGATGAACATTGTTGTTCTTTGAAGAATGTTACTTTGGCAGGGAAGGAAAATGCGCACGTGGGAAATTCGTCATGCAATGGTGATGGTGTGGGAAAGTGTGAAGATGGGTTGTTGTTTAAGGAAAGTAATAATGATAGTGTTAGTGTTGGTGGTTTGCTTGGGGAATGTGACATCTTTGATGGGAAATGGGTGAGGGATGAATTCAAGCCTTACTATCCATTGGGGTCTTGTCCAAATGTTGATAGGGATTTTGATTGCCATCTTAATGGAAGGCCTGATAGTGATTATGTCAAGTGGAAATGGCAGCCAAATGGGTGTGACATTCCAAG TTTGAATGCAACTGATTTTCTGGAAAAGTTGCGAGGGCAGAAGCTGGTTTTTGTGGGGGATTCACTGAACAGAAACATGTGGGAGTCCATGGTGTGTATCCTACGTCAAAGTGTCAAGGACAAGAAACGTGTTTTTGAAATTTCAGGAAAAACAGAATTTAAGAAGAAAGGTGTCTATGCTTTTAGATTTGAG GATTATAATTGTTCAGTAGATTTTGTTAGTTCACCATTCATTGTTCAAGAGTCAACTTTCAAAGGCATAAATGGGTCCTTTGAGACATTAAGATTGGATTTGATGGACCAGACAAGTACCACCTATCATGATGCTGATATCATAGTCTTCAATACAGGCCATTGGTGGACCCACGAGAAAACATCGAGGGG AGAAGACTATTATCAAGTAGGCAACCATGTATACCCCAGACTCAAAGTTCTGGATGCATATACAAGGGCATTGACCACTTGGGCTAGATGGGTTGACAAAAATATTGATGCCAACCGAACTCAGGTTTTCTTCAGAGGATACTCAGTAACCCATTTCAG GGGTGGGCAATGGAATTCAGGCGGAAAGTGCCACAAAGAAACTGAGCCAATATCTAATGGAAAGCACTTACGCAAGTATCCCTCAAAAATGAGGGCTTTTGAGCATGTGGTCATCCCAAAGATGAAAACCCCAGTGATATATATGAACATTAGTAGGCTTACAGATTACAGAAAAGATGGACATCCTTCTATATACAGAATGGAGTACAAGACAGCAGAAGAACGGACCGCTGCTGAACAACACCAAGATTGCAGTCATTGGTGTTTGCCTGGAGTACCTGATACTTGGAATGAATTACTGTATGTTTCTCTCTTGAAATATGGTAAAGGCCATTGGAAAAGCTGA